AGGCCAAAGTGCCATCAGCGTCGCCAGTTGGGCGACTACCCTGATGGCACGCCTGAACCGTCGCCGTGATCTGGTGTTTGTTGATCAGCGTGGCACCGGCCGCAGTGCGCCGCTGGAATGTCCTGAACTCGAAAAAGCCGAAGAAGTTTTATCGCCGGAACAAAGAGTCAAAGTCACCGACGACTGCATGCGCCAGTTGCAAACCTTGCCTTATGGCGAGCTGCAATACTTTGGCACCAGCATTGCCATGCAGGATCTGGAGGCGGTACGCCTGAAGCAAGGCTATGGCCGTATCAATGTCGTCGGTGCTTCATATGGCACGCGTGCCGGGCTTGAATACCTGCGCCAGTTCCCGCAATCCGTGCGCCGCATCGTGCTCGATGGCGTGGTACCACCCAGCATGCGCCTGGCCAGTGCCGATGCACAAAAAGCGCTGGATGCCTTGTTCAGGGATTGCAACAAAGAAGCCGCCTGCAATGCCAGCTACCCTGACCTGGAGAACCGCTGGAAAAAACTGCTGGCCAGCCAGCCGCAAAAAATCAGTATCACGCACCCACGCATGGGTACACCCATAAAGACCGAGATGACGCGTGACAGTTTGTTGGGCCTGGTCCATAAAACTCTGTACAGCCCCAATTCTTTATCCGCTTTACCCTATGCGCTGACGCAGGCGGAACAGGGCAATTATGCGCCGCTGGTGACCATGACAGGTGCTACCAATTTGCCTGGCCCCGGTGGTATTTCTTACGGCATGCATTTCTCGGTCTGGTGCGGTGAAGCTTTCGCACAGTCGGCAAGTTTGCCTGCCAATGATGATTTTGAAAAACTCGTGGCTGATCAATACACCCAGACTTGCAAAAAATGGCCGCGTAGCGAAATACCCGCAGACTTTTTCAAGGTGCCCGCCTCAGCTTCGCCCGCCCTGTTGCTCAGCGGTGGCCTTGATCCCGTCACGCCCACCAGGTATGGTGATGAAGTTGCCAAGGCGCTGGGCCCGAATGCCCGTCATGTCGTCATAGAAAATACTGGTCACGGTTTGTTGGCCCAAGGCTGCATACGCGATGTAGTACACCGTTTTTTAAATGCCAAAGAAGACAGCGAAGCCGTCAAGGTCGATACCACCTGCGTGCGCCAGATACCACGTGCGCTGGCCTGGCAGGCACCGGTGCCGCCCGCTGCCAGCAAAGCGGGCAAGGAGGCCAAGCCATGATTATCGTCAATGACTTGCACAAAGAATTTGTGCGCCTCGGCAAATCCTCAGGCAATGCTTTTGTCAATGCTGCACGCAGCCTGGGCTTGATGAAAAAAACCAGTGAAGTGGTGAAGGCTGTTGATGGCGTCAGCTTCAGCGCCAGCGATGGCTGCATTACCGGTTTGCTGGGTGCAAATGGCGCAGGCAAAACCACCACGCTGCGCATGATCGCCGCACTCTTGCAATCCGATGAAGGACAGATCATGGTCGATGGCACAGCTGTCAAGGCCGGTACTTCATCGACGCAGTCACACATGGGGGTTTTGTCAGATGCCCGTGGCCTCTATCCGCGCCTGACCGCAAGGGAAAATATCCATTACTATGGCCTGCTGCATGGCATGGACACTGCCCATGCAGAACAGCGCACCAGGCAGTTGTCGCAATGGCTGGATATGGACAAATTGCTGGACCGCCGCACCGATGGTTTCAGCCAGGGTGAACGTATGAAAACCGCGCTCGCAAGAGCTCTGGTGCATGATCCCAAGAACATCATTCTGGATGAACCCACCAACGGTCTGGACGTCGTCGCTACCCGCGCGCTGCGGGAATTTTTGCGCTTCCTGCGCTCGCCAGAAGGTGGTGGCAAGTGCATCATCTTTTCCACTCACATCATGCAAGAGGTAGAGCGCCTGTGCGACCAGGTTGTCATCGTTGCCCAGGGCAAGGACGTGGCGCATGGCACGGTAGAAGAATTGCTGGCGCAATCCGGTGAAGATAATTTTGAAGATGCCTTCGTCAAACTGGCATTCCTGCATCCGCAAAAATCCCTGACAGGAGTGAATTGATGAAAGCCACTTTAGCAATCCTGCGCAAGGAATTGCGTGATGCCTTGCGTGACCGCCGCACCCTGATGGTAGCCCTGATCAGCTCATTGCTGGGCGTGCCACTGATGCTGCTGATTTTTTCGGTCGTGCTGACCCAGGTTGAATCGCAGGAAGAAAAACGTACCGTCCTCGTCAAAGGTATAGAACATGCACATGGCCTGGAAAATTTCATCCTGCGTCAGGGTTATCAAATCAAGACCGCGCCTGATGATTATGCGGCCAAATCGCAAAGCAAGGAACTTGACCAGCCCGTCTTGCTGATCCCCGATGACTTTGATGAGAAGCTGGCATCAGGTGGCAGGGGTGTTCTGGAAATAGCCTTTGATACCTCAAACCGCCAGGCAGAATTTGGTGTACGTCCCCTGCGCCGTTTGCTGGATGGCTATTCGCAGGAACTGGCTACATTGGGGCTGGCCATGCGTGGCGTGTCGCTGGAATTACTGCAGCGCCTGGACATACGCGAACGTCACATCAAAAAACCGGAAGAACGCAAGGCCACCATCACCACCATGCTGCCCATGATGGTCTTGATGGCCATCGTCCTTGGTGGCATGTATGCCGCGATTGATACGACTGCTGGTGAACGCGAACGCGGTTCGCTCGAGCCATTGATGATGAACCCAGTCAGTGGCTGGCAACTGACTATAGGCAAATGGGGCGCGGTCGCGATTGTTGGTATGGGCGTGGTGGTGCTGACCATCTTCAGCTTCTTTCCTTCGCAATGGCTGATCCATAATGAAACCCTGCGTGCTGAATTCCAGTTCAATTTCAAGGATGCCATGGGCTTCTTACTGGTCTTGCTGCCGCTGGCCGCCAGCGTCGCCGCGATACAGATTGCTATTTCACTGGACTGCAAAAGCTATAAAGAAGCCCAGGTACGCAACCAGATGGTGACCATGTTTATCCCCTTTGTATCTCTGGTACCTATCCTGTTCCCTGGCCGCGAGCCTTCCTGGTTCCAGTGGGTGCCGGTGCTGTCACAAAACCAGATGATGAACCAGGTGTTGAAAGGTGAAACCCTGAGTGTCGTCGCAGTTGGCATCGCCTTTCTGGTGTGTGCCCTGATGAGCCTGGTCAGCCTGGCGTATATCTCACAAAAAATGCGCAGGGTGGTGATGCATTAAAACTGGCAGATCAGGTGACTGATCAAAGTTTCTGTTCATTCAGCAGGTCACACAGCCGACAACAAAAAAGCGCACAATGTGCGCTTTTTTGTTGTTCACTTCGTTTACTTCATTTGCTTACCTGGCTTGCATATTCGCCGATTTGAGCAATTTGATATTGCGCCATGGCTGCATGCTCTTGTCGCGGATAGGTGAACCTTCCAGCGGTGGTGGTGCAGGGCTGAAGCCTGCGGCTGGGCAGGACCCTGTGCTGGCATAGGTCAGCGCAGCAGACAGGCGTGATTCGCTTTGATTGCCCAGATCATGATTCAAGTCATCAGATACTTTGCACAAGGGTGAGAAACCATTCGTGAAGTCGCCCTGACCTGCTGCATTGACGCCAGCAAACTGAATCGCAAAGTAGGCTGTCTTGCAGTTATTGGTCTGGACGAAGCCATAAGGCTTGCCGCAGGTAGTATCACCAATCAAAATGACTTGCATGAAAGGTTTCAGACCATTGATGATGGATTCGCTGGCTGAGCAGGTACCACTGCCAGTCAGGATGAACACCCTTGGCAGGTTCAGTTGCGGCAAGAGACGGTTGTTGGTGTCCGTGTCATAGAAGTAAGAGACATTATCTGCTGTCAGGTCGGTATGCTTGTCGTTGAACTGCAATTGTTCAAACACTTTGTTAACAACCTTGGAACCGGCAATCATGGTCGATAATTCATTGGCGATATACAGGTAGCCACCGCCGTTGTAGCGCAGATCAAGTACCAGGTCATCAACACGTGCATTCTGGAACTTGCGCATCGCGGTTACCAAAGGTGCCTCTGCCGTGCGGATGTGATCTGTGAAGACCATATAGCCTATCTTCTTACCATTCACGTTCAGTATCTGGTCTAGCAGTACGGGGGCTGTTGTGACGGTGGTGGATGTCATGCTCACCAGGCGGCTGCTTGCTGCATTGGTATCCTGCACCCTGAAGCTATGGGTTTCGGTTTTAGATGGAAACAGGGCATCGTATTGTGCATTGCTCAACGAGCCGCCCAGGTCCGTGCTGTCAACACTGACCAGTGTCGTGCCGCGCTTCAACTGCGCAATGTCAGCGGGAGAGCCAGGTTGAACGTAGCGCACACGTATCTTGCTGCCTTCACGCACCAGGCTATAGCCATAACTGACATCTTCACCAGACTGGAAATAATCATCTATGCTGCCCTGTGCATCAGTGAAGCTGAACCTGTCCTTGGATTTGACAATCAGTGCGTCAAAGTAACTGGCGGGTGTGCTGTAGTTGGCGGCAGGTACATTGACGATATCGCGATACCACAGATAGACATCATCAAGGTGGGCGCGTACCCAGCTCTTTTCGCCATTCGGTGTACAGATATTCGCCAGGCTGTCGGGTGAACCATAGATGCCTGTCGTACCCGGGGCGATCAGTGAAGAGTTAATCGGGTTACCACTGACACCGATGAGGTCACGGGCAGCCGAGGTGGAGGTGCTGGTGACTGCGGCGGCAATCGCCATGGTCTTGGTGATATTGTCTTCCAGAGTCAGATAGCTCAGGCCCTGTTGTACCGCAAAATAATTGGCGATATCAAGTTTGTTGTTCAGCAGACTGGTGACCCAGCCCCAGGTGGCGTCATTTGCGTATTCGCGGGCCGATACCAGGATAGCCCTGACCATGCTGCCCTTGGGCGTGCCGTTTTTGAGCTGACTGGACCAGTAATCGATTTCTGCCGCATTTGGTGCAGTAGTGCCAGTGCGACCCAGCACATTTTTATAAATGATGCGGATGAAGTCGTCATTGCTCATGCCGCTGGAATACCCGGTCAGAGCAGGAGACTGTAGTGCAACCAGATAAAAACTTTCAGCAATTTGCGCTTCGGTCATGCCTGCCTGTACCTGGTCTATCCAGTAAGCCAGGCCATCAGCATCGGGCACGCGGTTAAAGAAGGCCACGTACAGGTCGATCAGATTGTTCAGACTGGTGACTGAAAGTGCTGCAGCCTTGTCGCCTATGCGCAGATTGACGCGAAAATCACTGAATTGCAGGGTCGTCGTCGTTACAGGTGCAGTGACAGGTGCCGTACCGCCGAGGGTATCGACAATCACATAAGTGGACCCTTGCCTTGTAATGGTATAGTTTTGGCGCTTACCAGTGAAGCTCAGGATATCGGCAGCGGTTGCTGCTTGTATGACTGGTGCCGGTGACAATGGTGGCACGGCGGCTGCCTGTTTGGCATCCTGGTTACTGCCACCACCACAGGCAGCGAGGATCAGGCTCACTGCTGACAAGGCGAACAGGTTTTTACCGCTGGACTTAAAACGCAACATGGTGATTCCACTATCTGATGACGAACGTCGATTCTAGAATAAATAGGTAGAATGTCAATTCGAATTGAAAAATTTTGTTAAAAACTTGCTTGCCCCCACATCATATATTACTCCACATGGTTTTGTACGTATGAAAACACGCTGCAATTGGGCTAACCCCTCTAACCCCCTGTACCTGCACTATCATGATCATGAATGGGGTGTGCCCTGTCATGATGAAGTGCGCCTGTTTGAAATGCTCAATCTTGAGGGCGCACAAGCCGGTCTCAGTTGGGAAACCATACTCAACAAGCGCGAAAATTATCGCCTGGCCTTTGATAACTGGGATGCCAAAAAAATCGCTGCCTATGATGATGAAAAAGTCGCCTCACTGCTGGCTAATGCCGGCATCGTCAGGAACCGTTTAAAAGTCGCTGCTGCGATTACCAATGCCAAGGCTTACCTGCGTTTGTGTGAAGAGCAAGGCAGCCTGGATGCTTATCTGTGGGCCTTTGTGAATGGCAAGCCCATCGTCAATAGCGGTGAACGTATTATTACGACAGAATTGTCGGACCGTATTTCCAAGGATCTGCTCAAGCGTGGCTTCAAATTTGTTGGCTCGACGATTATCTATGCGTATATGCAGGCAATAGGCATGGTGAATGACCATGCTGCTGATTGCGCCTGGCGCAAGACCAAAGGCAAGAAGTAAATTCTGATAAAAGAGTATCCAGTTTTGCGAGCGCTTGCCGGACGGGAGGTATTTGTGCCCTGGTACAAGCTCTGGTATCGTTCGTCATCAATTGAAAGTGTCAAAAAATGAAGCAAGCTATTCTTAAACCAGTCTTGTTCGCAACTTGCCTGAGTCTGATGATTACCGTCACCGCCAATGCAGAAATCTATAAGTGGGTTGATGCAAATGGCAAGACCCATTATTCCGAGAAAAAGGATGATGCGGGCAAAGCCAAAGTTGAAGAGGTAAAAGTCAATGCCGGTGAAGGTAAGGCTTCTGCCGCACCGAGCTGGCAAGAACAGGAAATAGAGTTTCGCAAACGGCAGGCAGAGAAGCAGGCAAAGCAAGCCAAAGAACCAGTGCTGAAGCCTAAAGAACCGTCGCCTTTTGTTCCCGGTAACGAGCCTGAAACCAATGAATCACGTTGTGCGATGGCTAAAGCGATTTTGAGTGGCAAGCTGGTTCATACTAACAATAACAAGACTGACGCAAACGACAAGGCAATTGCCGAGAGAGACGTGAGTACCTATTGTCGCTAGGGATTTATTCAAATAAGAACACAAAAAGCCCATGCAACTGGGTTTTCAGTTTTTGGTATGCAATAATACTTATGCCTGCCTGGTATTATTCGGCTGCTGCGCCAATGACTGTAAAGGTGATGGTGTCGTCGTCGCAATATCCCGCAACTCCGGCGGCACGGCAACCCTTACAGGCTTGCTGTGCATATTGGTGGCTGACAAGACATTGCCCTGAACTTCCGGGCTGGCATTCCAGACTGGGTCAGCGATACTTTCAAAGACAGACTTCAACTGCTGGCCCCAGGTATTTCGTATCATCTGGAAATACTGGTTCTTTTCATCTATCGTGACGAAATGGGTGACGGCCAGTTTATTGTTTTCATATACCAGCAAATCCAGCGGCAAACCAACAGACACGTTAGAACGCAGGGTAGAGTCCATCGAGATCAACGCGCACTTGGCTGCCTCGTCAAGCGGGGTCGCCGGGGTGACCACGCGATCGACAATGGGTTTGCCATACTTGGCTTCACCAATCTGGAAATAGGTATTTTCATTATGTGATTCGATGAAATTACCAGCAGAATAAATCTGGAACAGACGGCAACGCTCCCCCTTGATCTGGCCACCAAAGATCAGGCTGACGTTAAAGTCTATGCCAAACTCAGACAAGGATTTTGCATCGCGATGATATACCGTGCGCACGGCTTCACCCAGTATGCGGGCAGCCTCATACATATTCGCTGCAGTCCAGATACTGTTGCCATTGGCATCCACATGGTCAGACACCAGTTGACGTATGGATTGTGAAATCGACAAGTTACCAGCTGTCATCAGCACCATGGTGCGGTCGCCAGGGTTTTCAAACACCGACATCTTGCGGAAGGTGCCTACCTGATCAACACCTGCATTGGTGCGTGAGTCGGAGAGAAACACCAGCCCGGCGTCCAGGCGCATGCCAATACAGTAAGTCATAGTGCAGAGTTTTGATCCATAGAAACTAGAATTCTACCCGAAACCGGAGCATTGAAATACGCTTGTCACATTTGTATGCAATGCCTGTAACAATTGAACAGGGCCCAAATCATGGACACATTCGTGGACACGTTCATGGTCGTATGCATGAACGTATTCATACTTTATCGCGGCGTTACCTGCACCGTTACACTCAGGGTTTCCAGCCCGCCGCCACGGCGCACGCCGCGTACCGGCGCTGCTGAATCATAATCACGCCCTATAGCCAGGCGGCAATAGGAATCTGTCATCAAAACGGCATGCGTGGCATCCACGCTGACCCAGCCACTATAGTCGGCGTCTTCTACCCACACATCGACCCAGGCATGGCTGTCGGCATGACCAGTGGATTCCGGGTCAATATAACCAGAAACGTAGCGTGCCGGTATGCCACGGGCATGGCAGCAGGCCAGCATGATGTGGGCATGGTCCTGGCAGACGCCTCGGCCCAGCAACAGGGCATCGCTGGCACTGGTTGTGACGATGGTTGCACCAGTCTGGTACTCGACTGCACCACGAATGTGCGACGCCAGATTAAGCAGTGCAGCCGTGCTGGTCTTGCCGCTATCAGGCAAGTGCTTCTGCGCAAAGTCCATGATGACCGGCACGGGTTCTGTCAGCCTCGTAGGGACGGTAAATACCAATGGCGAAAAGGTGTCAGAGTCGGTGATGCGGCCTTGATAAGGTGTTGTCAGTTCGACTATTCCTTCGGCGATGATGGCAAGCTCGTGGTGCTGACCCGTAATGGTCAGGGTATGTGCCTGATTGCCATAGGCGTCGATATAGGCATGCCTTTGTCCGGAACTCTTGATCTGCCATGAAATCGCATGCTGGTGCAGCTCGGCACGCGGTGTCAGGCGCAATTGCTGTATGGTGTAGGTCACCGGGGCCGAATAACGGTAGATGGTCTCGTGACGTATAAAAAGTTGCATGATATTTTTCTCAAGCCGCCAGCGGCACCAGGAAATCGCGGCTGACGCGGTTACCCAGATCGAAAATATTTTCCAGGAAACGCGTCAGATTGTCATGCAAACCTTCTGCCAATATCTCTTCGATGCGGGCAAATTGCAATTCTGCATGCAGCTTACCAGCAAAACGCTCGGTGTCGGCAGACACATCATTACGCACTTCCTTGAGGTTGGCGACTACCTCATCCATGCAGGCCAGCAGTGAACGCGGCATGTCACCACGCAGCATCAGCAATTCTGCCACCCGCTCTGGCGTAATGACATCGCGATACACCTTGCGGTAAATTTCAAAACCGGAGACTGAACGCAGCAGCGCTGCCCAGTAATAGAAATCCCTTTGCAGGCTGTCATTGCCGCGCCCGCTTTCCTTGGCACCATGGAACTTCACATCCAGTATCCTTGCGGTATTGTCGGCGCGCTCTATGAAGGTACCCAGGCGTATGAAATGCACCGCCTCATCCTTGAGCATGGTGCCCAGCGTTACGCCACGTGACAGATGCGAGCGGTATTTGACCCATTCAAAAAACTGGCTGGGGTCGTTTTCCAGTATCGTGTCTGACAATCTTTCCTGCATGTCCAGCCAGGTGGCGTTCTGGGTTTCCCATACCTCGGTTGTCAGTGTGCCGCGTACTGCGCGGGCATTTTCACGCGCTTCCTTCAGGCAGGAGGCTATCGAGGATGGGTTCATCGGGTCCCTGACCATGAAGTCCAGCACATCCTTTTTCGTCAGCAAACCGTATTGATGGTCAAAGGCAGACTGCAATTCAGAGATGCCCAGCATGGCACGCCAGCCACGCTCAGCATCCTCAGCAGACTGTGGCAACATCGAAGTCTGGATATTCACATCCAGCATACGGGCAGTATTTTCTGCGCGCTCGGTATAGCGCGCCATCCAGAACAAATGATCAGCGGTACGGCTCAGCATGGTATTTCTCCTGATTTAATTTTCTAATATCCAGGTATCTTTGGTTCCGCCACCCTGTGAAGAATTCACCACCAGCGAACCTTCCTGCAAGGCCACCCGCGTCAAGCCGCCAGGCACCATGGAGATGGTTTTGCCAGACAAAACAAAGGGGCGCAAATCTATATGGCGCGGGGCGATGCCGCTTTCAACAAAGGTAGGGCAGGCTGACAATGCCAGCGTAGGCTGGGCGATATAACCATCAGGCTTGGCCAGCAAGCGCTGACGAAAATCTTCTATCTGTGCCTTGGTTGAAGCCGGGCCCACCAGCATGCCGTAACCACCGGCACCATGTACTTCCTTGACCACCAGATCGCCCAGATTTGCCAGGGTATAAGACAGGTCATCTGGTTTGCGGCACTGGTAAGTTGGCACGTTATTCAGGATCGGTTCTTCCGTCAGGTAAAACCTGACCATGTCCGGCACGAATGGGTAGATCGATTTATCATCCGCGACGCCCGTGCCTATCGCATTCGCCAGCGTTACGCGTCCAGCACGATACACCGACAGCAAGCCCGGCACACCCAGAGAAGAATCAGGCCGGAAAGCCAGCGGATCAAGAAAATCATCATCAATACGGCGGTAAATCACATCCACCCGTTTTGGCCCACGCGTGGTGCGCATGAAGACCGCATTGTCATTGACAAACAAGTCCTTGCCTTCTACCAGCTCAACACCCATCTGCTGAGCCAGGAAGGCATGTTCGAAATAAGCCGAGTTATACATGCCCGGCGTCATGACTACCACTGTAGGGTTATCCACCCCCATGGGCGCGACTGAACGCAGGTTATCCAGCAACATGTCAGGATAATGATCAACCGGCGCAATCTTGTTACGTGCAAACAGCTCAGGAAAAAGCCGCATCATCATCTTGCGGTCTTCCAGCATGTAAGACACACCAGACGGCACCCGCAAATTGTCTTCCAGTACGTAGAATTCACCCTCGCCAGCCCGCACAATATCCACACCCGCAATATGGGCATAAATATCAGAAGCGACTGAAATACCCTGCATTTCAGGCCGATATTGGGCATTTTTATAGATTTGCTCGGCAGGGATGATGCCCGCCTTGATGATATTCTGGTCGTGATAAATATCATGGATAAACATGTTCAGCGCCTGCACCCGTTGCGCCAGGCCCTTTTGCAACTGCGCCCACTCACCCGCATGGATAATGCGCGGGATGATGTCAAACGGGATCAACCGCTCAGTACCCGCATCGTCGCCATACACCGCAAAGGTAATGCCCACCCTCCGAAAACTCAGGTCAGCCTCGGCCCGCTTGCGTTTCAATCTCTCGGCAGGCTGCTGTGCCAGCCAGTTGCAAAACTCACGGTAATGTTCCCGCGTCAATTCTCCGCCCGCGCCACCATTTACAGCGGCATCGTAGGCATGCATTTCATTGAAAAACTTGGCCATGTTCTAGTCTCGTGGTTACGGTTCCAATACAGCATATCAAGAAACGTGCCAGATAACACTGTGGCTAACCGTAGCGTGGTTTTTTTGTTGCGATCAAGCGGTGACGTTTGCATGTGTCTTGCTTTCGCACGCTGGTAAGCTGGTTTAGCTGACAATAGTACAATACTTATTTTTATCATGGTTCAACCTATATACTGGGACAACAAACATGGGAACATACATTAGCGTAAGAGGCTGGATCGCATGTCATGAAGAGAGTGTTCCTCAAATCAAGGCAGTCATTTCATCTTTCATTGTCAGAGCAGAGGACTACGGATTTGACGCTGAGCTTGCCGAAATGTATAACCAGGGATGGGTGATTCCAGATACGCATATCAATTGGACGCATTATATTTTTTACGGTGCGGATATTCGCATTCAGCGTCTCGGCTACATACGAGATCAATTAAAAACGCTGTCGAAAGAAATAAAATATTCAGAAGACGAGATAAGTATCAATCTGACAGGGATATTTCACGCAGACCATGAAGATGGGACTGAGAGCTATGTCTGGAAATTAGCTGATGGTGAGTTTCATGAGGAAAAACAAATAATTGCACTGTCGCTTTATGGCGATCCTAGTTGAAAGAACGGAGATATTTACCTGTCCAGATATTTCATCGCGACTACAAATACTGAGCTCAATTAAGAAAATCATATTCAAATTCTTGCGTCTTTAAATAATAGGCGGATTCAAGCTCGAAGTGCAACCCTGTGTTAGTGCGATTGTATCTGAGCCATAAAAACTTCGTGCGGTGTTTTGTAGCCAAGACATTTTCTAGGTCGATGATTCAAGTAGTCCATAGCGTCAGTCATGTCTTGCGTTGTGATAGATTCAAAACACATTTTCTTCGGAAAAAACTGCCGTATTAAACCATTCATGTTTTCGTTAGCGCCGCGCTCCCAAGAGCAATAAGGATGGGCAAAGAAATACTGCACATTGAGGCTCTGAGCAATACGTTCATGCTGAGCAAATTCCTTACCATTGTCGGTCGTCAACGTATGCACTAATTCAGAAAAAGGCGCTAGCAAAGAGATAATGGTATCCGTCACCGCCTCAGCAGTTTTGCGGGTCACTTTTTCTAGCAAGGTGTAGCGCGATTTGCGCTCATTGAGCGTGACCAGCGCTTGCTGGTGATTCGCGCCGACAACAAGATCACCCTCCCAG
This is a stretch of genomic DNA from Undibacterium sp. KW1. It encodes these proteins:
- a CDS encoding ABC transporter permease; this translates as MKATLAILRKELRDALRDRRTLMVALISSLLGVPLMLLIFSVVLTQVESQEEKRTVLVKGIEHAHGLENFILRQGYQIKTAPDDYAAKSQSKELDQPVLLIPDDFDEKLASGGRGVLEIAFDTSNRQAEFGVRPLRRLLDGYSQELATLGLAMRGVSLELLQRLDIRERHIKKPEERKATITTMLPMMVLMAIVLGGMYAAIDTTAGERERGSLEPLMMNPVSGWQLTIGKWGAVAIVGMGVVVLTIFSFFPSQWLIHNETLRAEFQFNFKDAMGFLLVLLPLAASVAAIQIAISLDCKSYKEAQVRNQMVTMFIPFVSLVPILFPGREPSWFQWVPVLSQNQMMNQVLKGETLSVVAVGIAFLVCALMSLVSLAYISQKMRRVVMH
- a CDS encoding alpha-E domain-containing protein, with protein sequence MLSRTADHLFWMARYTERAENTARMLDVNIQTSMLPQSAEDAERGWRAMLGISELQSAFDHQYGLLTKKDVLDFMVRDPMNPSSIASCLKEARENARAVRGTLTTEVWETQNATWLDMQERLSDTILENDPSQFFEWVKYRSHLSRGVTLGTMLKDEAVHFIRLGTFIERADNTARILDVKFHGAKESGRGNDSLQRDFYYWAALLRSVSGFEIYRKVYRDVITPERVAELLMLRGDMPRSLLACMDEVVANLKEVRNDVSADTERFAGKLHAELQFARIEEILAEGLHDNLTRFLENIFDLGNRVSRDFLVPLAA
- a CDS encoding alpha/beta hydrolase; its protein translation is MNKRFMQRLMSGLALCSAVTAHANAAATTSPTKACRLPEFPQEVQCGQVQRPLNPAQPQGKQIDIHYVVIPSQDRNKLPDAVFLLAGGPGQSAISVASWATTLMARLNRRRDLVFVDQRGTGRSAPLECPELEKAEEVLSPEQRVKVTDDCMRQLQTLPYGELQYFGTSIAMQDLEAVRLKQGYGRINVVGASYGTRAGLEYLRQFPQSVRRIVLDGVVPPSMRLASADAQKALDALFRDCNKEAACNASYPDLENRWKKLLASQPQKISITHPRMGTPIKTEMTRDSLLGLVHKTLYSPNSLSALPYALTQAEQGNYAPLVTMTGATNLPGPGGISYGMHFSVWCGEAFAQSASLPANDDFEKLVADQYTQTCKKWPRSEIPADFFKVPASASPALLLSGGLDPVTPTRYGDEVAKALGPNARHVVIENTGHGLLAQGCIRDVVHRFLNAKEDSEAVKVDTTCVRQIPRALAWQAPVPPAASKAGKEAKP
- a CDS encoding DNA-3-methyladenine glycosylase I translates to MKTRCNWANPSNPLYLHYHDHEWGVPCHDEVRLFEMLNLEGAQAGLSWETILNKRENYRLAFDNWDAKKIAAYDDEKVASLLANAGIVRNRLKVAAAITNAKAYLRLCEEQGSLDAYLWAFVNGKPIVNSGERIITTELSDRISKDLLKRGFKFVGSTIIYAYMQAIGMVNDHAADCAWRKTKGKK
- a CDS encoding transglutaminase family protein, encoding MQLFIRHETIYRYSAPVTYTIQQLRLTPRAELHQHAISWQIKSSGQRHAYIDAYGNQAHTLTITGQHHELAIIAEGIVELTTPYQGRITDSDTFSPLVFTVPTRLTEPVPVIMDFAQKHLPDSGKTSTAALLNLASHIRGAVEYQTGATIVTTSASDALLLGRGVCQDHAHIMLACCHARGIPARYVSGYIDPESTGHADSHAWVDVWVEDADYSGWVSVDATHAVLMTDSYCRLAIGRDYDSAAPVRGVRRGGGLETLSVTVQVTPR
- a CDS encoding DUF4124 domain-containing protein, with the protein product MKQAILKPVLFATCLSLMITVTANAEIYKWVDANGKTHYSEKKDDAGKAKVEEVKVNAGEGKASAAPSWQEQEIEFRKRQAEKQAKQAKEPVLKPKEPSPFVPGNEPETNESRCAMAKAILSGKLVHTNNNKTDANDKAIAERDVSTYCR
- a CDS encoding DUF4214 domain-containing protein; translation: MLRFKSSGKNLFALSAVSLILAACGGGSNQDAKQAAAVPPLSPAPVIQAATAADILSFTGKRQNYTITRQGSTYVIVDTLGGTAPVTAPVTTTTLQFSDFRVNLRIGDKAAALSVTSLNNLIDLYVAFFNRVPDADGLAYWIDQVQAGMTEAQIAESFYLVALQSPALTGYSSGMSNDDFIRIIYKNVLGRTGTTAPNAAEIDYWSSQLKNGTPKGSMVRAILVSAREYANDATWGWVTSLLNNKLDIANYFAVQQGLSYLTLEDNITKTMAIAAAVTSTSTSAARDLIGVSGNPINSSLIAPGTTGIYGSPDSLANICTPNGEKSWVRAHLDDVYLWYRDIVNVPAANYSTPASYFDALIVKSKDRFSFTDAQGSIDDYFQSGEDVSYGYSLVREGSKIRVRYVQPGSPADIAQLKRGTTLVSVDSTDLGGSLSNAQYDALFPSKTETHSFRVQDTNAASSRLVSMTSTTVTTAPVLLDQILNVNGKKIGYMVFTDHIRTAEAPLVTAMRKFQNARVDDLVLDLRYNGGGYLYIANELSTMIAGSKVVNKVFEQLQFNDKHTDLTADNVSYFYDTDTNNRLLPQLNLPRVFILTGSGTCSASESIINGLKPFMQVILIGDTTCGKPYGFVQTNNCKTAYFAIQFAGVNAAGQGDFTNGFSPLCKVSDDLNHDLGNQSESRLSAALTYASTGSCPAAGFSPAPPPLEGSPIRDKSMQPWRNIKLLKSANMQAR
- a CDS encoding proteasome-type protease → MTYCIGMRLDAGLVFLSDSRTNAGVDQVGTFRKMSVFENPGDRTMVLMTAGNLSISQSIRQLVSDHVDANGNSIWTAANMYEAARILGEAVRTVYHRDAKSLSEFGIDFNVSLIFGGQIKGERCRLFQIYSAGNFIESHNENTYFQIGEAKYGKPIVDRVVTPATPLDEAAKCALISMDSTLRSNVSVGLPLDLLVYENNKLAVTHFVTIDEKNQYFQMIRNTWGQQLKSVFESIADPVWNASPEVQGNVLSATNMHSKPVRVAVPPELRDIATTTPSPLQSLAQQPNNTRQA
- a CDS encoding ATP-binding cassette domain-containing protein, producing the protein MIIVNDLHKEFVRLGKSSGNAFVNAARSLGLMKKTSEVVKAVDGVSFSASDGCITGLLGANGAGKTTTLRMIAALLQSDEGQIMVDGTAVKAGTSSTQSHMGVLSDARGLYPRLTARENIHYYGLLHGMDTAHAEQRTRQLSQWLDMDKLLDRRTDGFSQGERMKTALARALVHDPKNIILDEPTNGLDVVATRALREFLRFLRSPEGGGKCIIFSTHIMQEVERLCDQVVIVAQGKDVAHGTVEELLAQSGEDNFEDAFVKLAFLHPQKSLTGVN